A window of Pseudomonadota bacterium genomic DNA:
CGACGAATGCCTGCGGGCGGGCGCGGCGATCCGCCATTTACTCGAGCAGGACATCAAACCGCGCGACATCATGACCCGCGAGGCGTTTCAAAACGCCATCGTCCTGGTCACGGTGCTGGGAGGCTCGACCAACGCCGTGCTGCACCTCATCGCCATGGCGCGCGCGGTCGGGGTCAAACTCGATCTCGAGGATTTTCAGGCGGTCAGCGATCGCACCCCCTACCTCGGCGATCTCAAACCGAGCGGCAGCTACGTCATGGAGGATCTGCATCAGGTCGGCGGAACACCGGCCGTGATGAGATACCTATTTGAAAACGGGCTGCTGCGGGGGGATTGTTTGACGGTGACCGGGAAGACCGTGGCCCAGAATCTAGCTACCGTCGCGGGGCTCGCGCCCGGCCAGGAGCTGGTGCGACCGCTCGCGCGGCCCATCAAGCCTAGCGGTCATATTCAAATCCTCAGAGGAAACCTCGCGCCCGGCGGGGCCGTAGCCAAGATCACGGGGAAGGAAGGCTTGCGGTTTTGCGGGCCGGCCCGGGTCTACGATTCCGAGGAAGCCATGCTCGCCGCGCTGGAAAAAAACCAGATCCGAAAAGGCGATGTCGTCGTGATCCGCTACGAGGGTCCGAAAGGCGGACCGGGAATGCCGGAGATGTTGACCCCGACCTCGGCGATCATGGGCTCCGGCCTCGGCGCGGACGTGGCCCTGATCACCGATGGGCGGTTTTCGGGCGGGTCCCACGGCTTCCTTGTCGGGCACGTGGTCCCCGAAGCTCAGGAAGGCGGACCGATCGCGCTCATTCACGATGGCGATCGGATCATTATCGATGCAAGCGAACGTTGTTTGAGCGTCCAGGTAGGGGATGAAGAACTCGCCCGCCGTAGAGTCCGATGGACACCCCCGCCCTACAAGGCGGTGCGCGGAACTCTCTACAAGTATATTAAAAACGTGAAATCGGCGGCTGAAGGCTGTGTGACGGACGAGTGAACGGTTGTGAATAAATCGCGCACCGCGATCGCGGCGTCGCGTGCTCGCTCCGCGGCCTCGAAAGCCAAGAACATCAGCGTCGCCGGAGGGTCGAGGCGGGCATTTTGGCGTCGAGTCGCGGCCTGCCGCCTCTACACGATCTGCGAGCGCAAAAAGCCCGCTGCCGAGGCGATCGCACGCCTAGCGCGGGACCAAAGCCACTCCGTCCCGACTCAGCATGAATTGCCGGTTTGACAGCAAAGCAGGAATGCCGCTAGGCTGCCTTCATGAAAGCCACAATTGAGATTCCCGACGACCTCTACCGCAGAGTCAAGGCCAAGTGTGCCTTGGAGGGACGGCCGATACGCGCGGTAGCCGTTGAGTTACTTCGAACCTGGGTGGGGGATCCTTTAGATCAAGCGGTCACCCAGCCGCCTTCATTGCACAATCGGATGCAGAACTACTGCGGCATGGTTGATTCGGGGGTGACGGACCTGGCCACCAATCCCGAATATTTGGCGGATTTCGGCCATGGCTCGACGGGTCATCGTTGACTCGGGGCCACTGGTCGCATTTTTAGACCGCCGAGAAACCCACCACGCCTGGATCGCCGGACAAGCAAAGACACTCCCCCTGCCCTGGCTGCTATGCGAAGCAGTCCTGGCCGAGTCCTGGCACCTGCTGCGCAGTCTGCCACGCGCTCAGGACGCGATGCTGGAGATGGTCGAGAGCGGGCTTCTGAAAGTGGAGTTCGCGCTCACTGGCGAGATCGGCCAGTTGCGAGTGCTGCGCGAAAAATACCGTGACATACCGATGTCCCTAGCCGACGCGTGTCTGGTGCGGATGGCGGAGACCTTCGACGATCACGCGGTATGCACCCTGGATTCGGACTTCGCCATCTACAGAAAGCACAGGCGCGAACCGATCCTGCTCATCACTCCATCCGCAGTGTGATCGGCGCGCCATGATCAACCGTGATCGTAGCAGCGTACGGTGGCTGGGATGGACATTGACCTGGAAGTATAAGGATGCCTAAATGCTTTTATGAGAACCACGATCGACCTACCCGATGATCTGCTGCGCCAAGCGAAGGCACGGGCCGCGCTCGATGGCCTGAAGCTCAAGGATCTCATCGCGCGTTATGTGGCACGGGGGCTAGCCGGGGCCGAGCGGCCGCCCGCAGGCGATACCCGGACAGAGCGCCAACGCAGCCCGTTGCCCGTGATCCCTAGGGCAAGCACCGGCAAACCCATCCCCGCCTTGAGTAACGCCGAGCTGGCGCAGATCGAGCTGGAAGAAGACCTCGCCAAGCTCGATCTGCTGGACCCGTGACGATCCGATCACCCGCTCATCGCAAGCTGGTATTGCTTATAGTATTGCAGCACGCGCCGCACGTAGGTCTGGGTCTCTGGATAAGGCGGGATCTTGCGGCCATAGCGGATCACGGCGTTTTCACCGGCGTTATAGGCCGCGAGCGCGAGCACCAGGTTATTCTTGAACATGCCCATGAGATCGCGCAGGTAACGCGACCCGCCGCTCAAATTCGCGATGGGGTCCTTACGGTTGATGACGCCGTAGCGTAGCGCCGTACCGGGCATAAGCTGCATGAGCCCCACCGCGCCGGCGCGCGAGATCGCTATTGGGTTGTAAGCCGATTCGGCCTTGATCACGGCATGCAACAAAGCGTGAGGGAGCTTGTACCGGAGGGCCGCCTGGGCGATGGCGGGGGCATAGAGTCTACGATTCTTCCCGCTATCGGTATATCCCTTGCCCAAGGGCAGCGTCCATCCCTTCCAGGTCCGGACAATGCGTTTATAGCCGGAATGGCTTGGCCGGTCGGTGAGGTAGACGCGGCCGTATTTATCGACGTATTTGTAGATATCGGCGTGCGCTTGGGGTGCGAAAAACAGCACCACCATAATCGCAAGACAAGAAACCGGGCTGAGATGGTTTTGCGCCATAGGATCTAGTTCTCATATTAAGGCAGATGCGGGCGTCCTAGTGCGTCAAATATCCGGTCACCTGCATCATTAAAAAGGCGTAAAGCCCCGCGGCGGCATCATCAAGCATGATCCCCACTCCCCCCGAAACGCGCGCATCGATGGTTCGAATCGGCCAGGGCTTGAAAATATCAAAGGCTCTAAAAAGCACGAACCCAAGCAGCATCCAAGTCCAACCGTCCGGCGCCGCCGTCATGGCCACCAGGTAACCGACCACTTCGTCCCAAACAATCGCGGGATGGTCGTGCGACCCCAGGGCCTCGGCCGCCCGGTGGCATACGAGCACACCGACACCGAACAGAACCACCGTCACCATTAAATACCACAGCACCGGGACGGCTTGCAACGCCAGGTACACCAGAACCCCAAAAACCGTTCCGGCTGTACCCGGTGCAATGGGGGCACATCCTGTGCCAAACCCCAATGCTAGAAGATGTGCAGGATGGCGTAAAAAACCCGCCGGGATCGGGCGGGCAGCGGATGCGTGGTTTTTTTTCACGCTCCGGGTTATACCTTATCGCGCGCATAGCGCGCCACAAGCCGCCGCGAAGCTAATCGATCGCTGAAGCGGTTAAATCGATCTGGTCGGTACGAACACGTTGCGCGCGGGGCGGTAAACTCGGTCCGAGGATCCTAAGCACCTTCGCCGCCGTGGCGCGGTAGGCGGTGAGCTTGCCGCCGTAGATCGCCACCAGGTGCGGCCGGGCCGGGTCGTCGCAATGCAGGACGGTTTCCCGCGATCGGTCCTGCGGTGAAGCCTCCTGCTTGGGCAGGACGCGCAACCCCGCCATCGCTTCCATGCGTTTCCCGGGATAACGGGGAAAATAATGGCGCAGCGTCTCCTCGAGGTACTCAATCTCTTGGGGAAGCGGCCGGACCGATTCCGGATCGCTTCGAAACATGGTCTCGGTCGTACCGACCAGCGCCGCGCCGCGCCAAGGCATCACGAATACGGGACGCCGGTCGCGCGGTGACTCGACATAGAACACCCGATCGGTCAACGGCCGGTCAAGGTGGATGTGGGTCCCCTGCACTAGATCGATCGCCAGCGAGGGCGCCTGCGCCCGTTCCTGGATCTCATTGACCCAGGGCCCGCCGGCGTTGATCAAAACCGTCGCCACGCAGGTGCGCACTTGCCCTTGTGTACGATAGCGAATTCGATAGGCATCGCCTTCGCGCACAGCGCCCTCGAACAGCGTCGGATAAAGCACCTCGGCGCCGTAAGCCCTGGCGGAACTCAAGACCGCGCGTGTCAAGGCGGTATCGTCGGTTTGCGCATCCCAATACTCGAAGACCGCGCGCAGCCCGTCGGTCATCAACCCGTCGAGCGCATTCCATGCATTGCGCCCGAGCGCCCGAAATCGAGTACCGCGCTTGCCGCCTCCGAGGAGGGCGTAGGCCGACAAGCCCAAGCGGACTTTCCACGGCGGACGCGCCGAGTTCTGATACACCGGGATCAGGAAAGGAACGCGGCGGACAAGACCCGGCGCGATGCGCAGCAGGATCTCACGCTCCCGCAGCGATTCGCGCACCAGATTGATCTGACCGCTCTCGAGATAGCGGAGCCCGCCATGGATCAACTTGCTCGATCGGGACGAGGTTCCCGCCCCCGGCGCGCTCTTTTCGATCACCAAGGTGCGGTAGCCGGCCGCGGCCTGGGCCACACCGGCCCCGTGAATTCCTGCGCCCACGATCGCCATATCGTAACGGTCTTCGGTCATGGCCGCGGATCGCGAACGTGACAAAGCTCTCCGAGCAATTCCCCCACCGCAAAGGTCTCGATGAGCTCCACACCGCGTTCCCAGAGCGCCAGCGCCACGGCGGCATGACGGACCTCGAACACCACCAGCTTCGCGCCTTCACACCGAAGCTCGCCCGTGGGCGGTAACCCATCAAGATCGCAAAAAACATAATGCGGATTCAACAAGCGTACGCTGTCGAGATCCTCCCAACGGTCGATCACCGCACCGATGGCGTAACCCTGCACATAGCGAAGAAATTCCCCCGAATACGAAATCAAAACAACCTGGCGCGCGTAACGGGAAAGCACCGCATCGACACGCTCGAATACGAGGTCTACGCCGAACTGCTCAATGGACTCGATCTTGATTTCGATGAAACCCACGACGTCCGGGTTGGATTTCAGAATGCAGCCAATACCCTCCAGCGAGGCCATGGGTTCGCCCCGGAAGCGCTCGCCGAAGCGCCCGGGTTCATAGGCCGACAACGGAGCTAACCCGGCGACTTTGACTTCATGGATCCTGCCGGGCACACCGCAGACGCGATCCAAGGTCTGGTCATGAAACAGGATCGGTACGCGGTCCGCCGTGAGTTGGACATCGCATTCGAAATACTTAGCGCCGGCCGCGATCGCGGCCCGAATGGCAGCGCCGGTATTTTCCGGATAATGGAGCGCATACCCGCGATGCGCTACGAGATCCGGTGTCGGTCTCACAGTGTTTTCAAGTACTCGAGGACCGCCCGCCGCCCGCCCTCGTTCAAATGATCGCCAAAGGTATGTCCGCTATTGGTAGCGCCGGGCAGCGTGGTGTCATAAACCCATTTCCTAGAGTTGGGATCCGTTCCTTTCTTGCCTTCCGCAAGCTCGGTATATCTCCAGCCCAGCGTTTCTTGATCATAGTCCTTGGAATCGAACGACCGGCGCCAATACCTGGGCCGTTTCCCGCTGTTCAACAAGGCATCGATCGTCGGCACCGAGCCATTGTGCAGGTAAGGCGCCGTGGCCCAGACGCCATCCAAGGGTGGCGCGATATAACCGCGGGCCGGGGCGAGGCGCGCGGACTCGCTGTAAAACGACTCACCGAGCCAGCGCAGAAACCGGTCTTCGCTCCCGTCGGTGGCGGCCAGGGCGATGGCCGGATCGGTACCGATCCGTGCCAGATCGATGACCAGATTCGGGTAGGTCCAGTTCTCTCCGTAGGTCCCATGGCATTGGGCGCAGTTGGCTTCGAACAGCGTGTGGCCGCTCGCCGCGAGCGCTTGATCGGTTGCAAACGGATAAGCGGGCGGCTCCAAGGACTCGATAAAGGCGCGTATATCGGGCGCGTAGGCATCGATGGCCCGCGCCTCCTCGACGCTATCCGTGCACAAGGTCGAGGCCAGAATCATGAGGCGCGCGTGATCGCCGCGGCCGACAGTCGTATGGAACATCGCATGTTTTTTCTTCATGTGCCACCAGGGCGGCACGGTGGCGGGTAACGGACGGGCGGACGGGGGTGCTATGAGCGCTGCCGGCGACCAGGCGAGCGTCTTCGGATCGCGGTGCGCGAAGAGCGCCCAGGTGATGTTGATCGCCGGGTTTAAACCCACCGTGTCAGTGGTGCTGTAGGGGCCGATGGCCTCGAGCCGGTCCGCCCATTTACGCCATTCACGCGCCGCTTTCTCGTCTTGGACGTAGGCGCCCAGTCCCTCGATGTAGGGCACACGGTCCTCGGTAAAATCCAGCGCTTCGTTGCCGAGTCCGACGATGAGCCGCCCATCGAAAAATCCCGCATGGCAGGTCAGGCAATTCGACACCACCAGCTCGACCCCGTCCTTAGTCGTATGCGCCGTGAAATTGTAAGGCAACTCCGCGTTGCGCCCCTCCCGGCCCGGTAAGCGATGCGACTGCGGGGGCGGGTCGGCGCTCTCCCGGTATGCCGCGTAGGGAATGCCGCAGCTCACATAGGGCTCGGCGACGAGGGCCCGATAGCCGCGTTCGGGATCGCCGGGCCGTTGCGGCTCGGCCGGCACCGGACCGACCGGAGAACGGGGCGCGGCGATGCCGGCCCGCTCACCCGCCTCGCAACCGGCCAGGAGCCAAGCCCCGAAGATAAAAGCTGATAGTAACGCTCGGCGCATGATTGGAACCGGACAATCCATAATGGCTCGGCAGCAGAATCGCGGGCGTCCCCTCATCCTAACCCTCCCGGAAGTGAAGAGAGCGCGAAGGGCGAGCCGAACCAGCGCTGCTCGCTGGTATGAACGGCCGATATTATCATTTTTTTATTCGTTTCAGTCTGCGCCTCAACGCCATGGGCCGGAACCGCAAGGCGGGCGGAAGCAGCCAAATCCTGTCGGGCGCGACCGCCGCTGTCATCGGCGCGAGGGAATCGGTCGACAAGAACGCGTTCTTCGATCAGACGATGCCGGCCTTGATGACGAAGATGATCGCCCAGCGCAGGTCGGTCCTGGTCGGTATCCGGGACGGGCTCCTCAACAAGACCGACGCGCAGTATCCGCTCGCGCAGGGACTCGCCGATCTCGAGGAGTACTACCACGCTGGCACCATCCCCGGGGCGATCACCGGAGTCGTCCAGAGCGCCGGCGCCGAAGCGGCGGAGGCCGACAAACAACTGCTGGAAACGGTGGAGTTCAAGCTCGACGACCCTGCCGAGGCTATCAAGCGGGTGATATTCCCGGATCCGAACAGTCAGGATCTCCATCCCGCCGGAGAGAATCGTATGAGGGCGTGCTGGCCCGAGGCAGGAGTGCCGCCGGACACAACGGTCTTCGATTTCGGGTTCCAACCGGCATTCGCACCGGAACGAAAACAGGTGGCTGCCTGCATGGAGCTGTGAGTTGGAGGCGGCAGCGAGGACGGCAGGGTCCGTCTTCTCGGTGGGAATAGGGTCGGCATTGCGAGCTTCGAGGCGTCCCGCGTGATCGCCAGGCGCAGACCGGCCGCACCTCGCCAAGACTCCTGAGGCTTCGCAGGAGGATCAAATGCCACGGGAGGGTAGTTTATCCGTGGTCCCTGTTGCTAAGAAGCGGCCGGGTCGCGGTAGATTCATCGGTGCCGCTCCCGGCCGCCCGTTTTCCTTTTTTTATTAGCTATGAATAACCCTTTTCGGAATTACGCTTACGGATTTCAATCGCCGCTTCTGCCCCAGCGGTAGAGAGCTAATCCTATAAGCACAACTAGTACAGGAATAATCATTCCAACTTCACCCATAAGCCTCCTCCTAATAATTAAAGTAACCTACTTTTATTATGTCCCGTCTTTTGATTACAAAAGACGTATATTAAATATAGCCTATTTCCCGAACCCAGCAAAGCCACAATCAGAGGCATGGAATGTACTGATCCGCGCACCCACCTGCTCGCCCAGGGGATTTGCGCGGTCGATGTCGCCGCCCGCTACGGTGTCGCGCTCTCCACGGTCCATCTGTGGCGCGACAAAGAGGAGCCGCGCTAATCTCAGCATTGGCGTAGCCGGTGACCACTGGAAGTCCGTATGGGCGGTAAGGAAACATCACCAAAGCCGCTTTTCTGGCGGCCGGGATATAAATGCAGCCCGCGCAACCTTAAGGTGAAGGCTTGTCTGTCCAGCGTTTCCGCTTTATGTGCCCGTATTGCAAGCATATGTGTGAACTCCACCCGGTTTGTAAGGAGAGAAATGCCGATGGCCGTTAGGAAAGACCGCACGTATATATCCGGCTTTTTGATGAGCATGGTGCCGGCTCTGACCATGTGGCACACGCCGTCTCAATCTTTATTGGTTAGCTCGCATCCCCCACGGGTGGCGCACTCGCTCCCGTCTCGGCCAGCAGCTTCGTGAGGGCGGTGGGATCCACCGGCTTGACAATGTGGCCGTCGAACCCGGCCTCTCTGGATTTTCGCCGGTCTTCCTCCTGACCCCATCCGGTGAGCGCTACCAGCACCATGTCCTTGCCCCACGGCTGTTCACGGATCCGGCGGCACGCTTCGTAGCCGTTTAACTTCGGCAGGCCGATGTCGAGCAGGATTACATCGGGCCTGAACGCCGCCGCCGCTTCCACCGCCTCAAAGCCGTCGTAGGCGGTGTGCGTCTCGTTGCCCATCAGTTTCAATAGCATGGCAAGCGACTCTGCCGAGTCCCGGTTATCATCGACAACCAGGATGCGGCGCGTCGTCGTCGGCGTCGCCTCGCTGACGGTCGGCTCCGGCGGCGGTTTGGCCGTTTCAACCAAGATGGGCAGACGCACCACGAACTCACTCCCCTGACCGAGACCGGCGCTGTGGACTTCCACCATGCCGGCGTGCATCTCCGCCAGGTTTTTCACCACCGTCAGGCCGATGCCCAACCCGCCTACCGAACGCTCCAGCGAGGTGTCGACCTGCGTGAACATGTCGAAGATACGAGCAAGCTGATCGGCGGCGATGCCGATGCCGTTGTCCCGCACCCGGATAACGGCCTGCTCCCCCTCTCGCTCAACGGTCAGCCAAATGCGGCCGCCCTTATTGGTGAACTTGCAGGCGTTGTTTAGTAGATTGCCCACCACCTGAGCGAGCCGGGTCGGGTCGGCGTTCAGGTGCACCGGCTGCGGCGCCAAGGCG
This region includes:
- the ilvD gene encoding dihydroxy-acid dehydratase, coding for MTHPANRYSARITQPKSQGASQAMLYGAGLTEADMHKPQVGIASVWYEGNTCNMHLLRLADKIKEGVVAAGLVGMRFNTIGVSDGISMGTEGMSYSLQSRDLIADSIETVMCAQWYDANISIPGCDKNMPGCLMAMGRLNRPALMIYGGTIQPGHRGDKKLDIISAFQSYGEYLAGAIDEATRSDIVKKSCPGAGACGGMYTANTMAVAIEALGMSLPYSSSTPAVDPAKLDECLRAGAAIRHLLEQDIKPRDIMTREAFQNAIVLVTVLGGSTNAVLHLIAMARAVGVKLDLEDFQAVSDRTPYLGDLKPSGSYVMEDLHQVGGTPAVMRYLFENGLLRGDCLTVTGKTVAQNLATVAGLAPGQELVRPLARPIKPSGHIQILRGNLAPGGAVAKITGKEGLRFCGPARVYDSEEAMLAALEKNQIRKGDVVVIRYEGPKGGPGMPEMLTPTSAIMGSGLGADVALITDGRFSGGSHGFLVGHVVPEAQEGGPIALIHDGDRIIIDASERCLSVQVGDEELARRRVRWTPPPYKAVRGTLYKYIKNVKSAAEGCVTDE
- a CDS encoding PIN domain-containing protein, with protein sequence MARRVIVDSGPLVAFLDRRETHHAWIAGQAKTLPLPWLLCEAVLAESWHLLRSLPRAQDAMLEMVESGLLKVEFALTGEIGQLRVLREKYRDIPMSLADACLVRMAETFDDHAVCTLDSDFAIYRKHRREPILLITPSAV
- a CDS encoding lytic transglycosylase domain-containing protein translates to MAQNHLSPVSCLAIMVVLFFAPQAHADIYKYVDKYGRVYLTDRPSHSGYKRIVRTWKGWTLPLGKGYTDSGKNRRLYAPAIAQAALRYKLPHALLHAVIKAESAYNPIAISRAGAVGLMQLMPGTALRYGVINRKDPIANLSGGSRYLRDLMGMFKNNLVLALAAYNAGENAVIRYGRKIPPYPETQTYVRRVLQYYKQYQLAMSG
- a CDS encoding phosphatidylglycerophosphatase A is translated as MPAGFLRHPAHLLALGFGTGCAPIAPGTAGTVFGVLVYLALQAVPVLWYLMVTVVLFGVGVLVCHRAAEALGSHDHPAIVWDEVVGYLVAMTAAPDGWTWMLLGFVLFRAFDIFKPWPIRTIDARVSGGVGIMLDDAAAGLYAFLMMQVTGYLTH
- a CDS encoding FAD-dependent oxidoreductase produces the protein MTEDRYDMAIVGAGIHGAGVAQAAAGYRTLVIEKSAPGAGTSSRSSKLIHGGLRYLESGQINLVRESLREREILLRIAPGLVRRVPFLIPVYQNSARPPWKVRLGLSAYALLGGGKRGTRFRALGRNAWNALDGLMTDGLRAVFEYWDAQTDDTALTRAVLSSARAYGAEVLYPTLFEGAVREGDAYRIRYRTQGQVRTCVATVLINAGGPWVNEIQERAQAPSLAIDLVQGTHIHLDRPLTDRVFYVESPRDRRPVFVMPWRGAALVGTTETMFRSDPESVRPLPQEIEYLEETLRHYFPRYPGKRMEAMAGLRVLPKQEASPQDRSRETVLHCDDPARPHLVAIYGGKLTAYRATAAKVLRILGPSLPPRAQRVRTDQIDLTASAID
- a CDS encoding glycerophosphodiester phosphodiesterase; this encodes MRPTPDLVAHRGYALHYPENTGAAIRAAIAAGAKYFECDVQLTADRVPILFHDQTLDRVCGVPGRIHEVKVAGLAPLSAYEPGRFGERFRGEPMASLEGIGCILKSNPDVVGFIEIKIESIEQFGVDLVFERVDAVLSRYARQVVLISYSGEFLRYVQGYAIGAVIDRWEDLDSVRLLNPHYVFCDLDGLPPTGELRCEGAKLVVFEVRHAAVALALWERGVELIETFAVGELLGELCHVRDPRP
- a CDS encoding c-type cytochrome, giving the protein MRRALLSAFIFGAWLLAGCEAGERAGIAAPRSPVGPVPAEPQRPGDPERGYRALVAEPYVSCGIPYAAYRESADPPPQSHRLPGREGRNAELPYNFTAHTTKDGVELVVSNCLTCHAGFFDGRLIVGLGNEALDFTEDRVPYIEGLGAYVQDEKAAREWRKWADRLEAIGPYSTTDTVGLNPAINITWALFAHRDPKTLAWSPAALIAPPSARPLPATVPPWWHMKKKHAMFHTTVGRGDHARLMILASTLCTDSVEEARAIDAYAPDIRAFIESLEPPAYPFATDQALAASGHTLFEANCAQCHGTYGENWTYPNLVIDLARIGTDPAIALAATDGSEDRFLRWLGESFYSESARLAPARGYIAPPLDGVWATAPYLHNGSVPTIDALLNSGKRPRYWRRSFDSKDYDQETLGWRYTELAEGKKGTDPNSRKWVYDTTLPGATNSGHTFGDHLNEGGRRAVLEYLKTL